A single region of the Eremothecium gossypii ATCC 10895 chromosome V, complete sequence genome encodes:
- the EOS1 gene encoding Eos1p (Syntenic homolog of Saccharomyces cerevisiae YNL080C (EOS1)), whose product MYAESSHYAKNFGSSLTMLSGTVRETLSAKKVPGWKDERFTAIVCSAIVPSMVPERADRAHSLHINSALNHSFVGAPSPSRENSQVQNAYYHHGSRTESPPESSSMTATESVRSSMLHRDTSYSSLRNLSLYHLTAKQHFLIAICRDISLLPPICSGISSLRIAWEFISAPEGDRQYPLSVVAVFRRSLLKFVKRTLRQQNGELGDVGAISRLSSPRDALDNHTWLQSALRSTRSSEYLLCSLWCLVSMYLSYSILDSLMVRWIMKYSTFAAILRIFSMSLMIVTVELLLLSSLSPNAEYYLHSWILISCILTGVYIWQSFLTSNLSYIEDNTTSTTSEPSTNLSSSAGASIIRTDSLENTNQAPVLISAFGEQSQLRSPVRRKRLKKFDFSFSKKRSIDLYNITVFCVVPVGLASFVTMLGLLRNLIIQRLDVEQLDRLFKEMSQE is encoded by the coding sequence ATGTATGCTGAAAGTAGTCATTATGCGAAAAATTTTGGAAGCTCCTTGACGATGTTGTCCGGAACTGTCCGCGAAACATTGAGTGCCAAGAAAGTTCCAGGTTGGAAGGACGAAAGGTTCACTGCAATCGTTTGCTCCGCTATCGTGCCATCGATGGTTCCCGAACGTGCGGATCGGGCGCATTCCTTACATATCAATTCGGCACTGAACCACAGTTTTGTAGGTGCGCCTTCCCCTTCGCGTGAGAACTCGCAGGTACAAAATGCATATTACCACCATGGATCACGTACAGAGTCTCCGCCAGAGAGTAGTAGCATGACTGCTACAGAAAGCGTGCGTTCTTCTATGCTACATCGCGATACCTCATACAGCTCCCTCCGGAACCTAAGCTTGTATCATCTCACGGCCAAACAGCACTTTTTGATCGCTATATGCAGAGACATATCCTTGCTGCCCCCTATTTGCTCCGGGATTTCTTCTTTACGCATTGCATGGGAGTTCATATCTGCACCTGAAGGCGACAGGCAATATCCACTGTCTGTGGTGGCGGTTTTCCGCCGTTCATTACTAAAATTCGTCAAGCGAACTCTCCGCCAGCAGAACGGTGAACTGGGAGACGTGGGCGCAATCAGCCGCCTGTCTTCACCGCGAGACGCATTAGACAACCATACATGGCTGCAGAGCGCGCTAAGGTCGACGCGCAGCTCAGAGTACCTGTTGTGCTCTCTCTGGTGCCTCGTCTCAATGTACCTCTCCTATTCTATTCTCGATTCGCTCATGGTACGCTGGATTATGAAATATTCTACTTTTGCCGCCATTTTACGCATCTTTTCGATGTCTTTGATGATTGTTACAGTTGAGCTGCTGCTCTTGTCTTCGCTATCACCGAACGCGGAATACTATCTCCACTCGTGGATCTTGATCAGTTGCATTCTCACAGGAGTTTATATATGGCAGAGCTTTCTCACTTCAAACTTGAGTTATATTGAAGACAATACAACCTCTACAACCTCCGAACCTTCTACCAACTTATCTTCAAGCGCCGGCGCCTCGATTATTCGCACTGACAGTCTCGAAAATACGAATCAAGCACCTGTATTGATTTCAGCATTTGGTGAGCAATCACAACTACGCTCTCCCGTCCGGAGGAAGAGGCTGAAGAAATTTGATTTCAGTTTCTCTAAGAAGCGATCTATTGACCTGTATAATATCACCGTTTTCTGTGTTGTACCTGTTGGACTAGCAAGCTTTGTTACAATGCTTGGCCTTCTCCGGAACCTTATTATCCAGCGATTGGACGTTGAACAACTTGATAGGCTTTTCAAAGAAATGTCACAGGAGTAA
- the SAL1 gene encoding Ca(2+)-binding ATP:ADP antiporter SAL1 (Syntenic homolog of Saccharomyces cerevisiae YNL083W (SAL1)) — MSAGQESEEQQRRRHEQLFRRLDLDGTGRVDLATLQRAFEREGHPLRDSAEAVAAVFAALDADRDAVVDFADFQRYLGEAERQIRRGWEQLDADADGRVGAAELQGYVGGEGGRFLEWAFPRARGGYVTYEQFRDLLLLTPRQAGSRLRTAYSYYASEDLSSEGDMTLTNDFVRGFGFFLAGGFAGVVSRTCTAPFDRIKVFLIARTDLSSPLLHTPEQLLHHNPRADPAKIRSPLVKAATSLYRQGGLRAFYLGNGLNVIKVFPESAMKFGSFELAKRVLAGLEGCGETGELSRLSTYVAGGLGGIMAQFSVYPIDTLKFRIQCAPLDTRCRGLPLLIKTAKDMYREGGLRLFYRGLGVGILGVFPYAALDLGTFSALKRWYITRRANALGISENEVVMSNLVVLPMGAFSGTVGATVVYPINLLRTRLQAQGTYAHPHRYDGFQDVFRKTVQREGLPGLYKGLVPTLAKVCPAVAISYLCYENLKRAMRLE, encoded by the coding sequence aTGAGCGCGGGACAGGAAAGCGAGGAGCAGCAAAGGCGGCGGCACGAGCAGCTGTTCCGGCGACTGGACCTCGACGGGACGGGGCGCGTGGACCTGGCGACGCTGCAGCGAGCGTTCGAGCGGGAGGGACACCCTCTGCGGGACAGCGCGgaggcggtggcggcggtgTTTGCGGCGCTGGACGCGGACCGGGACGCGGTGGTGGACTTTGCGGACTTCCAACGGTACCTGGGGGAGGCGGAGCGGCAGATCCGGCGGGGGTGggagcagctggacgcGGATGCGGACGGGCGGGtcggcgcggcggagctgCAGGGCTACGTGGGCGGCGAGGGCGGGCGGTTTCTGGAGTGGGCGTTtccgcgggcgcggggcgggTACGTGACGTACGAGCAGTTCCGGGACCTGCTGTTGCTGACGCCGCGGCAGGCGGGGTCGCGGCTGCGGACGGCGTACTCGTACTACGCGAGCGAGGACCTGTCGTCGGAGGGGGACATGACGCTGACGAACGACTTTGTGCGGGGCTTCGGGTTCTTCCTGGCGGGGGGGTTTGCAGGCGTGGTGTCGCGGACGTGCACGGCGCCGTTCGACCGCATCAAGGTGTTTTTGATTGCGCGGACGGACCTGTCGTCACCGTTGCTGCACACGCcggagcagctgctgcaccacAACCCCCGCGCGGACCCGGCGAAGATCCGGTCGCCGCTGGTGAAGGCAGCGACGTCGTTGTACCGGCAAGGCGGCCTGCGCGCGTTCTACCTGGGCAACGGGCTCAACGTCATCAAGGTGTTCCCGGAGTCGGCGATGAAGTTCGGCTCGTTCGAGCTGGCGAAGCGCGTGCTGGCGGGCTTGGAGGGCTGCGGCGAGACGGGCGAGCTCTCGCGCCTGTCGACGTACGTTGCGGGGGGGCTTGGCGGCATCATGGCGCAGTTCTCGGTCTACCCAATCGACACCTTGAAGTTTCGCATACAGTGTGCGCCCCTGGATACGCGCTGCCGGGGTCTGCCGCTGCTAATCAAGACGGCGAAGGACATGTACCGCGAGGGGGGTCTGCGACTCTTCTACCGCGGCCTTGGCGTTGGCATTTTGGGCGTGTTCCCGTACGCGGCGCTCGACCTCGGCACCTTCTCGGCCCTCAAACGCTGGTACATTACCCGTCGCGCAAATGCGCTGGGCATCTCCGAGAACGAAGTGGTCATGAGCAATCTCGTGGTGCTGCCGATGGGCGCCTTCAGCGGTACGGTCGGCGCCACGGTGGTCTACCCTATCAACCTTCTACGGACGCGGCTCCAGGCCCAGGGCACGTATGCGCACCCGCATCGCTACGACGGCTTTCAAGACGTGTTCCGGAAGACCGTCCAGCGCGAGGGCCTCCCCGGCTTATACAAAGGGTTGGTTCCTACATTGGCCAAGGTCTGCCCGGCAGTCGCCATCAGCTACTTGTGCTACGAAAACTTGAAGCGCGCGATGCGCCTCGAATGA
- the REV7 gene encoding Rev7p (Syntenic homolog of Saccharomyces cerevisiae YIL139C (REV7)): MALSIEQWLLLYLKCFINAVLYYRNVYPPESFSWNKYQAFNLPRHMPITRHQGLQDYIEELCLDITSKLVHLRSFSLHIVGAGVAGAAGQLWERYILDFAEWNHGGGEVHESEAFDSLRACLNDLLCKLEQLPAVAPGRVAIEPIVETFQLELGRAVGRVKTDSEKLALDRNVNWVRCAEAQWTQRRSGQGPMAHRVQMTPVAGFHAGPLAINQHFERTIVGPTTEDNIYAERATRARR; the protein is encoded by the coding sequence ATGGCGCTGAGTATAGAGCAGTGGCTGCTGCTCTACCTAAAATGCTTCATCAACGCCGTTCTTTACTACCGCAACGTGTACCCGCCTGAGTCGTTCAGTTGGAACAAGTACCAGGCGTTCAACTTGCCCCGGCACATGCCCATCACGAGACATCAAGGCCTACAGGATTATATAGAAGAGCTGTGCCTCGATATAACGAGCAAGCTAGTACATCTGCGAAGTTTTAGCCTGCATATCGTCGGTGCAGGCGTGGCAGGGGCGGCGGGCCAGCTCTGGGAACGGTACATACTGGACTTCGCAGAGTGGAACCACGGAGGTGGCGAAGTGCACGAGTCCGAAGCCTTCGATTCGCTACGTGCGTGCTTGAACGACCTGCTCTGTaagctggagcagctgccTGCGGTGGCACCGGGGCGTGTGGCCATAGAACCAATCGTGGAAACATTTCAGCTCGAGCTCGGACGTGCGGTGGGGCGGGTGAAGACCGATTCGGAGAAACTGGCATTGGACCGGAATGTCAACTGGGTCAGGTGCGCAGAGGCACAATGGACCCAACGCCGAAGCGGACAAGGGCCGATGGCGCACAGAGTACAAATGACGCCCGTGGCCGGCTTTCATGCGGGACCGTTGGCGATTAACCAGCATTTCGAGCGCACCATTGTAGGGCCGACAACGGAGGACAATATATATGCGGAACGTGCCACTAGGGCACGCAGATAA
- the SWS2 gene encoding mitochondrial 37S ribosomal protein uS13m (Syntenic homolog of Saccharomyces cerevisiae YNL081C (SWS2)), protein MVVHVLGKAFKGKEVVRIGLASKFYGIGLKTSERLCAKLGLYPWMRMQSLTEPQIMAMSTELSKMTIEDDARAIVKENIALKRRIGSYAGLRHAMGLPVNGQRTRTNAKTARKLNRLDRRGYHTNSSPSSMSEGILRIIGFRRF, encoded by the coding sequence ATGGTTGTCCATGTTCTAGGTAAGGCCTTTAAAGGGAAGGAGGTAGTGAGAATTGGTCTTGCTTCGAAGTTTTACGGCATTGGATTAAAAACATCCGAACGGTTGTGCGCCAAGCTGGGTCTCTATCCTTGGATGCGGATGCAAAGCTTAACAGAACCCCAAATCATGGCTATGAGCACTGAACTATCGAAAATGACCATCGAGGACGACGCAAGGGCTATTGTTAAAGAGAATATTGCTCTAAAGAGAAGAATTGGATCGTATGCTGGTTTGAGACATGCGATGGGTCTTCCAGTAAACGGTCAGCGCACACGTACAAATGCTAAGACTGCTAGAAAACTGAATAGACTTGATAGACGTGGATACCATACGAATAGCTCTCCTAGCAGCATGTCTGAGGGTATTCTTAGAATTATAGGATTCCGCCGTTTCTGA
- the NIS1 gene encoding Nis1p (Syntenic homolog of Saccharomyces cerevisiae YNL078W (NIS1)): MRGVTNHRAMSAGEWTAVGGSMQGRDAASQESAAGFIGPQRGSGTVTPMELVRSASGALWPATGTTTDGHVDWAVFAEQQAQNHAARIQAAEMRGYRRVQLLKRVARFGCCGRRKGTLVRRRTVRRSARRSVRRSGSGRGTIARRPTIRQKDFSTQDEIKKFERDSRFIFHKGFSQRSSWRAQSQRSACQQAWAKCKFKTSTQLASYLDYIDLSTFTLEDATGAPTMLYSHLKQKNWLELARDRPSLVSKLEFRPSTSTRPVAPQLFTNPSPAQTDRKAAPVKRSRTYSLTQRQSRYEVLYPELYSKWREYLHVVVYNKIRFRLQCLNASDESVLGDLSSLSVETSVSLTDNSSNERLKNSSGIRSEFSFCRPVKNGELSADDILPPLEANASILSSVHSGKEKSLKIY, translated from the coding sequence ATGCGAGGTGTAACAAACCATAGAGCTATGAGCGCCGGCGAATGGACCGCAGTGGGCGGCTCTATGCAGGGACGCGATGCAGCTAGTCAAGAGTCGGCGGCAGGCTTCATAGGACCTCAGCGCGGGAGCGGGACAGTTACTCCGATGGAGTTAGTGCGGTCGGCAAGTGGGGCATTGTGGCCGGCGACCGGAACGACGACAGATGGACATGTGGACTGGGCGGTGTTTGCagagcagcaggcgcagaaCCATGCTGCGCGGATACAGGCGGCAGAGATGCGCGGATATCGGCGCGTGCAACTGCTCAAGCGGGTTGCGCGATTTGGTtgctgcgggcggcgcaAGGGAACGCtggtgcggcggcgcacCGTACGGCGCTCAGCGCGGAGGTCGGTACGTCGCTCGGGGTCGGGCCGCGGCACgattgcgcggcggcccACGATCCGACAGAAGGATTTCTCAACACAGGATGAGATCAAGAAGTTTGAGCGGGATAGCCGCTTTATCTTCCACAAGGGGTTTTCTCAGCGGAGCAGTTGGCGCGCACAGTCGCAGCGTAGCGCATGCCAGCAGGCCTGGGCCAAGTGCAAGTTCAAGACGTCCACACAGCTCGCTTCCTATTTGGACTACATTGATCTGTCTACCTTTACGTTGGAGGATGCGACTGGGGCACCCACAATGCTGTACAGTCATCTCAAGCAGAAAAACTGGCTTGAGCTTGCACGAGACCGTCCATCGCTGGTTTCGAAGTTGGAGTTTCGACCATCTACATCCACCAGGCCGGTGGCCCCGCAGCTGTTTACGAATCCGTCCCCTGCACAGACAGATCGGAAGGCTGCTCCTGTAAAACGATCCAGAACTTACTCGCTGACACAGAGGCAATCCCGATATGAGGTGCTGTACCCAGAGTTGTACAGTAAATGGCGCGAGTATCTACATGTGGTCGTGTATAACAAAATTCGGTTTAGACTTCAGTGTCTCAATGCAAGCGATGAGTCTGTGCTGGGAGACTTGAGTAGTCTGTCTGTGGAAACCTCCGTGTCACTGACTGATAACAGTAGCAATGAGCGGTTAAAGAACAGCTCAGGCATTAGAAGTGAATTTTCTTTCTGCCGACCGGTAAAGAATGGCGAATTGTCAGCGGATGATATCCTTCCGCCTTTAGAAGCCAACGCTTCAATCCTGTCAAGTGTACACTCAGGAAAAGAGAAATCTTTAAAAATATACTAA
- the TPM1 gene encoding tropomyosin TPM1 (Syntenic homolog of Saccharomyces cerevisiae YNL079C (TPM1) and YIL138C (TPM2); 1-intron), which yields MEKIREKLATLKAESEQWQDKYEELKEEKKQLEDKNIEMENQIKSLTVKNEHLEEELEKLESQLNEHKQLAEDSTNLRSHNENFTKKNQQLEEELEESDTKLKETLELLRETDLKSEQLERKVASLENEVQDWESKYEELQTKYSSAKGELDEITASLEHL from the exons ATGGAGAAGATTAGAGAG AAACTAGCGACTTTGAAAGCGGAGTCCGAGCAGTGGCAGGACAAGTATGAGGAGCTTAAGGAGGAGAAAAAGCAGCTCGAGGATAAAAATATTGAGATGGAGAACCAGATCAAGTCATTGACGGTGAAGAACGAGCACCTGGAAgaggagctggagaagCTGGAATCGCAGTTGAACGAGCACAAGCAGCTGGCCGAAGACTCCACGAACTTGCGCTCGCACAACGAGAACTTCACGAAGAAGAACCAGCAgttggaggaggagctggaggagagCGACACCAAGTTGAAGGAGACGCTCGAGTTGTTGCGCGAGACAGACTTGAAGTCCGAGCAGTTGGAGCGCAAGGTCGCGTCTTTGGAGAACGAGGTACAGGACTGGGAGTCCAAATACGAGGAGTTGCAGACCAAGTACTCGTCTGCGAAGGGTGAGTTGGATGAGATCACCGCCTCGTTGGAACATTTGTGA
- the PMS1 gene encoding ATP-binding mismatch repair protein (Syntenic homolog of Saccharomyces cerevisiae YNL082W (PMS1)), whose amino-acid sequence MSGKINAINQADVHRITSGQVIIDLVAAVKEVVENSLDAHADKLEITFRNYGLEAIECADNGDGIPDSNFDSLALKHHTSKIEEFEDLTRVTTFGFRGEALASICAMASLTVITTQKGPKAHKLEYDSHGRLVKKTVTSRNKGTTVQLRHLFNNMPVRKKEFVRNFKKQFGKCVTLLQSYALLSENCRLSIFNVNAAGSKSLLLSTPGRNDISKNILTVFGSDGMHGLQKVGLHLDLNEYKEKMLKKYSEDSTLDDADHRIAVTGYISRASFGCGRSGKDRQFIYINKRPVDYPQVLKCCNDIYRSFNNVQYPVIILNFELSPQFVDVNVTPDKRTVLLHNEEYVLQSLAEKLDGHFNEQELMLPKSLPSLPVPHQDSELKVKRRKLVPSQELIGTFEDDHLHNTTTCSEITACSQPMEEESSVIVAIDDIDECDTSSAQVLDPSVEPPTEIEPATPAEILPQPDVPVPAKPAAKTTGRTTRSTQRTLNAYLHKSPEPMAYSQSQEPSKEPVLISIGSKTLEETAQLENNKLLFVQDPTNEDPSSPKRETYLTTRDMHARRDVGTEDELEPGNRTYAEESQEDMSDRAAPLEFMSDKKSRPCNSCSAENEDSTFGGTAPPESQRTQSVPDRKPLVGNALPETQCLVTCINANLEKIVETMQVISEQDRSSNHTTSYSRNEDFEDAINAENYLTLTVSKRDFKEMSIIGQFNLGFIIVARRAENKHDLFIVDQHASDEKYNFENLQKSTVFNSQHLIKPLTVELSVIDELLVLENLPLFKKNGFKIRVNEAQKQGSRIELTGMPTSKQTIFDIEDFYELLSLLKECDGVNKNSIACSKIRSMFAMRACRMSIMIGKPLTRRTMTEVVRKLSELDKPWNCPHGRPTMRHLMELKDWKSFQDDYDF is encoded by the coding sequence ATGTCTGGCAAGATTAATGCGATTAATCAGGCTGATGTCCATCGGATCACATCTGGGCAAGTCATTATTGACCTCGTGGCAGCGGTGAAAGAGGTGGTAGAGAATAGCTTGGACGCGCACGCAGACAAACTTGAAATCACGTTCCGCAACTACGGACTGGAAGCTATAGAGTGCGCGGACAATGGCGACGGTATACCTGATTCGAATTTTGACTCGCTAGCTCTGAAGCATCACACGTCGAAAATCGAGGAATTTGAGGATTTGACGCGAGTGACTACGTTCGGGTTCCGAGGGGAGGCGCTCGCGTCGATCTGTGCGATGGCAAGCCTCACGGTGATTACAACGCAGAAGGGGCCGAAGGCACACAAGCTCGAGTATGATTCGCATGGGCGCTTGGTGAAGAAGACGGTGACGTCGCGCAACAAGGGCACGACGGTTCAGCTGCGACACCTGTTCAACAATATGCCAGTGCGCAAGAAGGAGTTTGTCCGCAACTTCAAGAAGCAATTCGGCAAATGCGTGACTCTCCTACAGAGCTACGCTCTCCTGTCCGAAAACTGCAGGCTGTCGATATTTAACGTCAATGCAGCGGGTAGCAAGTCGCTCTTACTGTCGACACCCGGGAGGAACGATATCTCGAAGAACATTCTAACCGTCTTTGGCTCCGATGGAATGCACGGGCTGCAGAAGGTCGGGCTGCATCTTGATTTGAATGAGTATAAAGAGAAAATGTTGAAGAAGTACAGTGAAGATTCTACGTTGGACGATGCTGACCATAGAATAGCTGTCACGGGTTATATATCGCGTGCCTCTTTTGGCTGTGGCCGCAGCGGCAAAGACCGCCAATTCATCTACATTAACAAACGACCCGTTGACTATCCACAAGTCCTGAAGTGTTGCAATGACATATATCGAAGCTTCAACAACGTCCAGTATCCCGTCATTATTCTAAATTTTGAGCTCTCCCCGCAGTTTGTAGACGTGAATGTGACTCCGGATAAGAGGACTGTATTGCTTCACAATGAAGAGTATGTCCTCCAAAGTTTAGCAGAGAAACTGGACGGGCATTTTAACGAACAGGAGCTCATGCTGCCTAAATCTTTACCGTCACTGCCAGTCCCACATCAAGACTCCGAGTTGAAGGTCAAAAGGCGCAAACTCGTTCCCAGCCAGGAGCTGATTGGGACATTCGAAGACGATCACCTACATAATACTACCACATGTTCCGAGATTACTGCATGCTCCCAGCCTATGGAAGAAGAAAGTTCTGTCATCGTGGCCATAGATGATATTGACGAATGCGATACTAGTAGCGCCCAAGTATTGGATCCTAGTGTAGAGCCACCCACAGAAATAGAACCTGCAACGCCAGCCGAGATTTTACCTCAGCCTGATGTACCAGTCCCGGCCAAGCCCGCTGCTAAAACTACAGGGAGGACCACACGTTCTACCCAGAGGACTCTCAATGCATACCTTCACAAGTCGCCGGAACCAATGGCCTATAGCCAAAGTCAGGAACCATCTAAAGAACCAGTATTAATAAGCATCGGAAGTAAAACCCTGGAAGAGACTGCGCAGCTGGAGAATAACAAACTACTTTTTGTTCAAGATCCTACAAATGAGGACCCTTCTAGCCCGAAGAGAGAAACATATCTGACGACAAGGGATATGCATGCAAGAAGAGACGTAGGGACTGAGGACGAACTAGAGCCAGGTAACCGCACGTATGCAGAAGAGAGTCAGGAAGATATGTCAGATAGAGCGGCGCCACTTGAGTTTATGTCTGACAAGAAGTCTCGTCCATGCAATTCCTGCTCGGCGGAAAACGAAGATTCAACTTTTGGAGGTACGGCTCCACCAGAATCACAAAGAACACAATCTGTTCCAGATCGTAAGCCACTTGTTGGGAATGCATTACCTGAAACGCAATGCCTAGTGACATGCATAAATGCTAATCTTGAGAAAATAGTGGAGACAATGCAAGTTATTTCTGAGCAAGATCGTTCTTCCAATCATACTACAAGTTATTCTAGGAATGAGGACTTCGAGGACGCTATAAATGCGGAGAACTATCTTACCCTTACAGTTTCGAAACGCGACTTCAAGGAGATGTCTATTATTGGGCAATTTAATCTTGGCTTTATAATCGTTGCTCGCAGGGCCGAAAACAAGCATGACCTTTTTATCGTTGATCAACATGCCAGCGATGAAAAGTATAACTTTGAAAATCTACAGAAGAGTACGGTTTTTAATTCGCAGCACTTGATTAAACCACTCACTGTTGAGTTAAGCGTAATAGATGAACTTTTGGTTTTGGAGAACTTACCACTATTTAAAAAGAACGGCTTTAAGATTCGTGTTAATGAAGCACAGAAGCAGGGCAGTCGCATAGAGCTCACCGGCATGCCCACTTCAAAGCAAACTATTTTTGACATTGAAGATTTCTATGAGCTGCTTTCTCTTCTAAAAGAGTGCGATGGTGTCAATAAAAACTCGATCGCGTGTTCTAAGATTAGGAGCATGTTTGCCATGCGAGCTTGTAGAATGAGCATCATGATTGGTAAGCCGCTAACTCGTCGCACGATGACTGAAGTTGTGCGAAAATTAAGTGAGCTTGACAAGCCATGGAACTGTCCCCATGGAAGGCCGACAATGAGACATCTCATGGAACTGAAGGACTGGAAATCCTTCCAAGATGATTATGATTTTTAG